Proteins encoded within one genomic window of Theobroma cacao cultivar B97-61/B2 chromosome 7, Criollo_cocoa_genome_V2, whole genome shotgun sequence:
- the LOC18593850 gene encoding uncharacterized protein LOC18593850, translating to MVCFCFLVDQRRKLTSTKPAAGTCSRCGAGASVGDMKTITRFCYVPFYWKSWRAIICTFCGAILKSYR from the coding sequence ATGGTCTGCTTCTGCTTCCTGGTAGACCAAAGGCGGAAGCTGACAAGCACCAAGCCGGCGGCCGGGACGTGCTCGCGGTGTGGCGCGGGAGCTAGCGTCGGGGACATGAAAACGATCACCCGGTTTTGTTACGTTCCGTTTTATTGGAAATCTTGGAGGGCTATCATTTGCACATTCTGTGGAGCTATTCTTAAATCTTACAGATGA
- the LOC18593851 gene encoding PAP-specific phosphatase HAL2-like has translation MEEGDKYGKELDLAVRIVHMACSLCQKVQQRLVSSSAEQVLAKDDDSPVTIADWSVQATVSWLLSEFLEGQNVSIVAEEDVQTLSKSDAADLLAAVVNSVNECLAEAPKYGLQCPRDALGTSKILEAISRCNSTGGPTGRHWVLDPVDGTLGFVRGDQYAVALALIEEGKLVLGVLGCPNYPMKKELLNYNHQRHQTMPKSLPPSDIWEKGCVMYARRGSGQAWMQPLIHRDTKFEWPNSARLIQVSPVDDPSLATFCEPVEKANSNHSFTAGLANSMGLKKKPMRVHSMVKYAAIARGDAEIFIKFARSGYKEKIWDHAAGVVIIEEAGGVVTDAGGRPLDFSRGLYLEGLDRGIIACSGLTLHDKIIGAVYASWDSSNL, from the exons ATGGAGGAGGGGGACAAGTATGGTAAAGAGTTGGATTTGGCTGTTAGAATTGTGCATATGGCTTGTTCTTTGTGTCAGAAAGTGCAACAAAGGTTGGTTTCTTCGTCTGCTGAACAGGTTTTGGCTAAGGATGATGATTCTCCTGTTACTATTGCAG ACTGGAGTGTCCAAGCCACTGTAAGTTGGCTGCTTTCAGAATTCTTGGAGGGGCAGAATGTGTCCATTGTTGCTGAGGAAGATGTCCAAACACTCTCCAAGTCTGATGCAGCAGACTTACTTGCAGCTGTAGTGAACTCTGTTAATGAATGCTTAGCTGAAGCGCCAAAGTATGGTCTTCAGTGTCCTAGGGATGCTCTTGGGACTTCAAAAATCCTTGAGGCTATCAGCCGATGCAACTCAACTGGGGGCCCAACTGGAAGACATTGGGTGCTTGACCCTGTTGACGGGACATTAGGATTTGTACGTGGTGATCAGTATGCTGTAGCACTAGCCTTGATTGAGGAGGGGAAGCTAGTTCTTGGAGTTCTTGGGTGCCCTAATTACCCtatgaaaaaggaattgtTAAATTATAATCATCAGCGCCACCAAACTATGCCAAAGTCTCTTCCACCTTCTGATATTTGGGAAAAAGGATGTGTGATGTATGCAAGGAGAGGAAGTGGTCAGGCATGGATGCAACCATTGATCCACAgggatacaaaatttgaatggCCAAATTCTGCTAGATTGATACAGGTTTCTCCTGTTGATGATCCATCTCTGGCAACTTTTTGTGAACCTGTGGAGAAGGCAAATTCAAACCACTCATTTACCGCAGGACTTGCTAACAGCATGGGTCTCAA AAAGAAACCTATGCGTGTCCATAGCATGGTCAAATATGCAGCAATAGCTCGTGGCGATGCTGAGATTTTTATAAAGTTTGCAAGATCTGGGTACAAAGAGAAAATATGGGACCATGCTGCTGGTGTTGTCATTATAGAAGAGGCTGGTGGGGTCGTAACTGATGCAGGAGGGCGTCCCCTGGACTTCAGTAGGGGACTGTACTTGGAAGGTCTTGACCGAGGGATTATTGCTTGCTCTGGACTGACGCTGCATGATAAAATCATTGGTGCTGTATATGCAAGCTGGGACTCTTCTAATCTATGA
- the LOC18593852 gene encoding uncharacterized protein LOC18593852 has translation MGKSNSSRDWTQIYAIYGMDQWQTLVFLLCHAVFFSLLSVLFLYYFDSVFHFFQTFLSSSGAARFAAGFSGAVTAISAVCLFFAAANFFYSAGPLHYDMAQRMVGSVNDWSTVKLALDIGCGRGILLNAVATQLKKTGSSGRVVGLDRSKRTTLSTLRTANVEGVGEYVTCREGDVRGLPFGDNYFDVVVSAVCVHRVGKEYGHRTVEAAAERMRALGEMVRVLKPGGVGVVWDLLHVPEYVRRLQELKMEDIRVSERVTAFMVSSHMVSFKKPSQHIVGPGEVRLDWRC, from the exons ATGGGAAAAAGCAATAGCAGCAGAGATTGGACTCAGATCTACGCCATTTACGGCATGGACCAGTGGCAAactcttgtttttcttttgtgccACGCTGTTTTCTTCTCGTTACTTTCCGTCCTCTTCCTCTACTACTTCGACTCCGTCTTCCACTTCTTCCAAACATTTCTTTCCAGTTCAGGCGCTGCCCGCTTCGCCGCCGGGTTCAGTGGCGCCGTCACGGCTATTTCTGCTGTTTGCTTATTTTTCGCGGCGGCGAACTTCTTTTACTCCGCTGGACCGTTGCATTACGACATGGCGCAGCGGATGGTCGGGTCCGTTAACGATTGGTCGACGGTGAAGCTGGCACTCGATATTGGGTGTGGCAGAGGGATTCTGCTCAATGCGGTGGCGACGCAGCTGAAGAAGACTGGTAGTTCGGGTCGGGTTGTTGGGTTGGATCGGTCTAAACGGACTACGTTGTCCACGCTGCGAACCGCCAACGTGGAAG GCGTGGGGGAGTACGTGACGTGCAGGGAAGGTGATGTGAGGGGTCTCCCGTTCGGGGATAACTATTTCGACGTGGTAGTATCGGCCGTGTGCGTGCACAGGGTAGGAAAAGAATACGGCCACCGTACGGTGGAGGCTGCGGCGGAGAGGATGAGGGCGCTGGGGGAGATGGTGAGGGTCTTGAAACCAGGCGGGGTCGGGGTCGTGTGGGACCTCCTCCACGTGCCGGAGTACGTGCGGCGGTTGCAAGAATTAAAGATGGAGGATATTAGGGTTTCCGAACGTGTAACTGCCTTCATGGTCAGCAGCCACATGGTATCGTTTAAGAAGCCTAGTCAGCATATCGTCGGCCCGGGCGAAGTCCGGTTGGATTGGAGATGCTGA
- the LOC18593853 gene encoding trafficking protein particle complex II-specific subunit 130 homolog: protein MANYLAQFQTIKSACDHLVIAVEDVSDLWPTVKNSFEERLPFKRACLNNKTRNPVFVENLPAEFILTTDARLRSRFPQEQYLFWFREPYATLVLVTCEDLDEFKTILKPRLKLIVQNDEREWFIVFVSRAHPSNDQATKMAKKVYAKLEVDFSSKKRERCCKFDIHGPEANFWEDLESRIMESIRNTLDRRVQFYEDEIRKLSEQRFMPIWNFCNFFILKESLAFMFEMAHLHDDALREYDELELCYLETVNMGGKHREFGGLDHGDDQAALLNPGNKPLTHIVQDDSFREFEFRQYLFACQSKLLFKLNRPFEVASRGYPFIISFSKALAIHENILPFCMREVWVITACLALVNATNSQYDEGQVAPEIEKEFYRLQGDLYSLCRIKFLRLAYLIGYGTEIERSPVNSASLSMLPWPKPAVWPLVPDDASSEVLVKEKMILQETPRVKHFGIQRKPLPLEPTVLIREANRRRASLSAGNLSEMFDGRPAFADGSGSDVSLKTSPSNKAQAISMSRTHSSPGFEGTIDRPMRLAEIFVAAEHALKQTISNPDLQKTLSSIKEFEQKYMELTKGAADNYHRSWWKRHGVVLDGEIAAVCFKRGNFDLAAKSYEKVCALYAGEGWQDLLAEVLPNLAECQKILNDQAGYLSSCVRLLSLDKGLFSMKERQAFQSEVVSLAHSEMKHPVPLDVSSLITFSGNPGPPLELCDGDPGTLSVTVWSGFPDDITLDSLTLTLMATYNADEGGKLRSPTATVLKPGRNTITFPLPPLKPGSYVLGVLTGHIGHLTFRSHSFSKGGPADSDDFMSYEKPTRPILKVSKPRPLVDLSAAISSALLINEAQWIGIIAQPINYSLKGAVLHIDTGPGLKIEESHSIEIESYRNAPQSSADMANSGDARKDSSVAANKDFEQLSLHNGKIELPDWASDVTSILWIPIRAIDDKLARGSSSGAPQRQSIVDGMRTIALKLEFGTSNNQIYDRTIALHFTDPFHVSTRVADKCNDGTLLLQVTLHSQVKATLTVYDAWLDLQDGFVHAGQGDGRPISGFFPLVVSSTSRAGLLFCVCLGKKFAEDENKAQQDSILNIRYGIAGDRTIGAHPPVAVKSNETEGTAQDLIFRSALVLQQPVLDPCLAVGFLPLPSDGLRVGQLVTMKWRVERLIDIEEKRVPQNNVEMLYEVNANSENWMIAGRKRGHVSLSTKQGSRIVISILCVPLVAGYVHPPQLGLPDIDEANVSCSPAGPHLVCVLPPALSSSFCIPA from the exons ATGGCTAATTATTTAGCTCAGTTTCAGACGATCAAGAGCGCTTGTGATCATCTCGTGATTGCTG TTGAAGATGTCAGTGACTTGTGGCCTACTGTCAAGAATAGTTTTGAAGAACGGCTGCCATTTAAAAGAGCTTGCTTAAATAACAAGACCCGTAATCCTGTGTTTGTGGAGAATTTGCCAGCTGAATTCATATTAACCACCGATGCAAGACTGCGTAGCCGATTTCCTCAGGAGCaatatttattttggtttCGAGAGCCATATGCAACTCTAGTTCTTGTTACATGTGAG GATCTTGATGAGTTCAAGACCATTCTTAAGCCACGCCTGAAATTAATTGTCCAAAATGATGAGCGTGAATGGTTTATTGTATTTGTGTCTAGAGCTCATCCAAGCAACGATCAGGCCACCAAAATGGCAAAGAAAGTATATGCTAAACTTGAAGTTGATTTCAGCTCCAAGAAGAGGGAAAG GTGCTGCAAGTTTGACATACATGGTCCTGAAGCAAATTTTTGGGAAGACTTAGAGTCAAGGATTATGGAGTCTATCAGAAATACATTGGATAGACGTGTACAGTTCTATGAGGATGAGATACGCAAGCTTAGTGAACAGCGATTCATGCCAATTTGGAACTTCtgtaattttttcattttgaag GAAAGCTTGGCTTTTATGTTTGAGATGGCTCATCTTCATGACGATGCCTTACGTGAATACGATGAACTAGAATTGTGCTACTTGGAAACAG TTAATATGGGTGGGAAGCATAGGGAGTTTGGAGGACTAGACCACGGTGATGATCAGGCAGCGCTGCTCAACCCTGGAAACAAACCATTGACACATATTGTTCAAGATGACTCATTCAGGGAATTTGAATTCAGACAGTATCTCTTTGCTTGTCAATCAAAG CTCTTATTCAAGCTGAATCGTCCTTTTGAGGTTGCTTCAAGGGGTTATccatttataattagtttttcAAAAGCCCTGGCAATACATGAG AATATATTACCCTTCTGTATGCGGGAAGTTTGGGTAATCACTGCATGCCTAGCTTTAGTCAATGCAACCAATTCTCAATATGATGAGGGTCAAGTAGCCCCTGAGATAGAAAAGGAGTTCTATCGCCTTCAAGGTGATCTTTACTCCCTATGTCGGATTAAG TTCTTGAGGCTTGCTTATCTAATTGGATATGGAACAGAGATAGAAAGGAGTCCTGTTAACAG TGCTTCTCTGAGCATGCTGCCTTGGCCCAAGCCTGCAGTTTGGCCTTTAGTTCCAGATGATGCTTCCTCTGAGGTGCTTGTGAAAGAAAAG ATGATTCTGCAAGAAACTCCTAGAGTCAAGCACTTTGGCATTCAGAGGAAACCCTTGCCCCTGGAACCTACTGTTTTAATACGTGAGGCAAACCGGCGAAGGGCTTCCCTTTCTGCTGGAAACTTGTCAGAGATGTTTGATGGTCGACCTGCCTTTGCCGATGG ATCAGGCTCAGATGTATCATTAAAGACATCGCCATCAAATAAAGCACAAGCAATATCGATGTCACGTACTCACTCATCTCCTGGATTCGAGGGCACCATTGATCGACCTATGAGACTTGCTGAAATATTTGTTGCTGCTGAACATGCTCTGAAGCAAACAATTTCAAATCCCGATCTGCAGAAAACTTTGTCATCTATAAAGGAGTTTGAG CAAAAGTATATGGAGCTCACTAAAGGTGCTGCTGACAATTACCATCGTTCTTGGTGGAAACGACATGGAGTTGTCCTTGATGGTGAAATTGCAGCTGTCTGCTTTAAGCGTGGGAACTTTGACCTAGCTGCAAAGTCATATGAGAAGGTTTGCGCACTTTATGCAGGTGAAGGATGGCAAGATTTATTGGCTGAAGTCCTGCCCAATTTAGCTGAATGTCAGAAGATACTCAATGACCAAGCTGGCTACCTGTCATCTTGTGTGCGATTGCTTTCACTAGATAAAGGTTTATTTTCGATGAAGGAACGCCAAGCTTTTCAGTCAGAAGTTGTTAGTCTTGCACATAGTGAAATGAAGCACCCTGTTCCTCTAGATGTATCATCATTAATTACTTTTTCCGGGAATCCTGGGCCTCCTTTGGAATTATGTGATGGGGATCCTGGTACCTTATCTGTAACTGTTTGGAGTGGCTTTCCTGATGATATAACTCTTGATTCTCTTACTCTCACTTTGATGGCTACATATAACGCGGATGAAGGTGGGAAG TTAAGGAGCCCTACTGCCACTGTGCTAAAGCCTGGTAGGAATACAATCACCTTTCCTTTACCACCACTGAAACCTGGTTCCTACGTCTTGGGAGTTCTTACTGGACACATTGGACACTTGACTTTTCGATCTCATAGTTTTTCCAAGGGAGGTCCAGCAGATAGTGATGATTTCATGAGCTATGAGAAACCGACCCGGCCTATACTGAAg GTTTCCAAACCGAGACCTCTAGTTGATCTTTCTGCTGCTATATCATCTGCCTTACTGATTAATGAAGCTCAGTGGATTGGAATTATAGCACAACCTATAAACTACTCCTTAAAAGGTGCTGTCTTGCATATTGATACTGGTCCTGGTCTGAAGATTGAAGAGTCACATTCCATTGAGATAGAGAGTTACAGAAATGCCCCTCAGAGTTCTGCTGATATGGCAAACTCTGGTGATGCTAGGAAAGATAGTTCTGTGGCTGCTAATAAGGACTTTGAGCAGCTAAGTCTCCATAATGGTAAAATAGAGTTACCAGATTGGGCCAGTGATGTGACCTCAATTCTATGGATTCCAATTCGTGCTATTGATGACAAGCTTGCAAGAGGGTCATCTTCAG GGGCCCCACAGAGACAGAGCATTGTGGATGGAATGAGGACAATAGCTCTGAAACTTGAATTTGGAACATCAAACAACCAGATCTATGACAG AACCATTGCTTTGCATTTCACTGACCCTTTCCATGTGAGCACACGTGTTGCAGATAAATGCAATGATGGTACATTGCTTTTGCAG GTAACACTGCACTCCCAAGTGAAGGCCACATTGACTGTTTATGATGCTTGGCTTGATCTTCAAGATGGATTTGTTCATGCTGGACAAGGAGATGGAAGACCAATTTCTGGCTTTTTTCCACTTGTCGTATCTTCAACTTCAAGAGCAGGACTCTTATTCTGTGTATGCTTGGGGAAGAAATTTGCTGAAG ATGAAAATAAGGCTCAACAAGACAGCATATTAAACATCAGATATGGAATTGCTGGTGATAGGACCATTGGGGCACACCCCCCTGTGGCTGTGAAATCAAATGAAACTGAGGGTACTGCTCAGGATTTGATCTTCAGGAGTGCTCTAGTTTTGCAGCAGCCTGTGCTTGACCCATGCCTGGCTGTTGGGTTCCTGCCCCTTCCTTCTGATGGTCTTCGAGTTGGGCAACTTGTTACCATGAAATGGAGGGTTGAAAGGTTGATAGACATTGAGGAGAAGAGAGTTCCTCAAAACAAT GTTGAGATGTTATATGAAGTCAATGCAAATTCTGAGAATTGGATGATTGCTGGGAGGAAGAGGGGGCATGTATCTCTGTCCACAAAGCAAG GTTCAAGGATAGTGATTTCCATATTATGCGTGCCACTTGTTGCTGGTTACGTTCATCCCCCTCAACTCGGGCTACCAGATATTGATGAGGCGAATGTAAGCTGCAGTCCTGCCGGACCTCACCTGGTTTGCGTCTTGCCTCCTGCTCTCAGTTCATCCTTCTGCATTCCAGCGTGA
- the LOC18593854 gene encoding peptidyl-prolyl cis-trans isomerase CYP37, chloroplastic isoform X1, which yields MAFPLSSSITLSFTPSTPKQHFLSTHFAFRFSHACSQENARPVQLKVQCKASKDFVKDQSPWRNIPRSLNLSTFMNGKKLESLVAVVLILAQISSPLPLGGWDFWSVLPANAVLYSPETKIPRTGELALRRAIPANTNMKAIQASLEDISYLLRIPQRKPYGSMEGNVKKALKIAVDGKDSILGSIPTDLREKGSILYTSLIDGKEGLQALLKCIKDQDPDKVSVGLASSLVTVAELELLQAPGLSFLLPEQYLKYPRLTGRAVVELNIEKGDGSSFTPEAGGEPRKTATIQVVLDGYSAPLTTGNFAKLVIDGAYDGTKLSCINQGIISENSLDKNGYSVPLEIMPSGQFEPLYKTTLNVQDGELPVLPLSVYGAVAMAHNEDSEEYSSPYQFFFYLYDRRNAGLGGISFDEGQFSVFGYTTAGREVLPQIRTGDVIRAAKLVEGQDRLVLPKESQ from the exons ATGGCGTTTCCTTTATCCTCTTCCATTACTCTTTCCTTCACTCCTTCAACTCCAAAGCAGCATTTCCTCTCTACCCATTTCGCTTTTCGATTCAGCCATGCTTGTAGTCAAGAGAATGCAAGACCAGTTCAACTTAAAGTTCAGTGCAAGGCTTCTAAAGACTTTGTCAAG GATCAATCACCCTGGCGCAATATTCCTAGAAGTTTGAACTTGTCAACATTTATGAATGGAAAGAAACTTGAGAGTCTGGTAGCTGTGGTACTTATTTTAGCCCAAATTTCATCTCCGCTGCCTTTAGGTGGTTGGGACTTCTGGTCCGTTTTGCCTGCAAATGCTGTGCTTTACTCTCCCGAAACAAAGATTCCAAGGACTGGGGAGCTTGCTTTGAGAAGGGCTATACCTGCAAACACAAACATGAAGGCTATACAG gCTTCTTTGGAAGATATTTCATACCTGCTAAGGATTCCACAAAGAAAGCCTTATGGAAGCATGGAGGGTAATGTGAAGAAAGCTCTAAAG ATAGCAGTTGATGGAAAGGATTCAATTTTAGGAAGTATACCCACAGATCTAAGGGAGAAGGGTTCAATACTTTACACATCTCTTATTGATGGGAAG GAAGGATTGCAAGCACTCCTGAAATGTATCAAGGATCAGGATCCAGATAAAGTATCTGTTGGCCTTGCATCTTCACTAGTTACTGTTGCTGAATTGGAGTTGTTACAG GCCCCAGGGTTGTCATTTCTGTTACCTGAGCAATACTTGAAATATCCAAG GCTAACAGGGAGAGCAGTTGTTGAACTTAATATTGAGAAAGGAGATGGTTCTTCATTTACTCCAGAAGCCGGTGGTGAACCAAGAAAGACTGCCACAATTCAG GTTGTTTTGGATGGATATTCAGCACCACTAACCACTGGGAATTTTGCAAAACTG GTGATTGATGGTGCATATGATGGGACAAAACTCAGCTGTATTAATCAAGGAATTATCTCAGAAAACAGTCTTGATAAGAATGGTTACAGTGTTCCCTTAGAAATAATGCCATCAGGACAATTTGAGCCTTTGTACAAAACAACCTTAAACGTGCAG GATGGGGAATTGCCAGTTCTTCCACTATCAGTCTATGGAGCTGTTGCTATGGCACACAATGAAGACTCTGAGGAGTACTCATCGCCATATCAGTTTTTCTTCTATCTATATGATAGAAGAAAT GCTGGTTTAGGAGGCATATCCTTTGATGAAGGTCAATTTTCAGTTTTCGG ATATACAACTGCTGGAAGAGAAGTTCTACCACAGATAAGAACTGGGGATGTCATTCGAGCTGCAAAGCTAGTTGAAGGTCAAGACCGCCTAGTATTACCAAAGGAGAG
- the LOC18593854 gene encoding peptidyl-prolyl cis-trans isomerase CYP37, chloroplastic isoform X2, translating into MQDQSPWRNIPRSLNLSTFMNGKKLESLVAVVLILAQISSPLPLGGWDFWSVLPANAVLYSPETKIPRTGELALRRAIPANTNMKAIQASLEDISYLLRIPQRKPYGSMEGNVKKALKIAVDGKDSILGSIPTDLREKGSILYTSLIDGKEGLQALLKCIKDQDPDKVSVGLASSLVTVAELELLQAPGLSFLLPEQYLKYPRLTGRAVVELNIEKGDGSSFTPEAGGEPRKTATIQVVLDGYSAPLTTGNFAKLVIDGAYDGTKLSCINQGIISENSLDKNGYSVPLEIMPSGQFEPLYKTTLNVQDGELPVLPLSVYGAVAMAHNEDSEEYSSPYQFFFYLYDRRNAGLGGISFDEGQFSVFGYTTAGREVLPQIRTGDVIRAAKLVEGQDRLVLPKESQ; encoded by the exons ATGCAGGATCAATCACCCTGGCGCAATATTCCTAGAAGTTTGAACTTGTCAACATTTATGAATGGAAAGAAACTTGAGAGTCTGGTAGCTGTGGTACTTATTTTAGCCCAAATTTCATCTCCGCTGCCTTTAGGTGGTTGGGACTTCTGGTCCGTTTTGCCTGCAAATGCTGTGCTTTACTCTCCCGAAACAAAGATTCCAAGGACTGGGGAGCTTGCTTTGAGAAGGGCTATACCTGCAAACACAAACATGAAGGCTATACAG gCTTCTTTGGAAGATATTTCATACCTGCTAAGGATTCCACAAAGAAAGCCTTATGGAAGCATGGAGGGTAATGTGAAGAAAGCTCTAAAG ATAGCAGTTGATGGAAAGGATTCAATTTTAGGAAGTATACCCACAGATCTAAGGGAGAAGGGTTCAATACTTTACACATCTCTTATTGATGGGAAG GAAGGATTGCAAGCACTCCTGAAATGTATCAAGGATCAGGATCCAGATAAAGTATCTGTTGGCCTTGCATCTTCACTAGTTACTGTTGCTGAATTGGAGTTGTTACAG GCCCCAGGGTTGTCATTTCTGTTACCTGAGCAATACTTGAAATATCCAAG GCTAACAGGGAGAGCAGTTGTTGAACTTAATATTGAGAAAGGAGATGGTTCTTCATTTACTCCAGAAGCCGGTGGTGAACCAAGAAAGACTGCCACAATTCAG GTTGTTTTGGATGGATATTCAGCACCACTAACCACTGGGAATTTTGCAAAACTG GTGATTGATGGTGCATATGATGGGACAAAACTCAGCTGTATTAATCAAGGAATTATCTCAGAAAACAGTCTTGATAAGAATGGTTACAGTGTTCCCTTAGAAATAATGCCATCAGGACAATTTGAGCCTTTGTACAAAACAACCTTAAACGTGCAG GATGGGGAATTGCCAGTTCTTCCACTATCAGTCTATGGAGCTGTTGCTATGGCACACAATGAAGACTCTGAGGAGTACTCATCGCCATATCAGTTTTTCTTCTATCTATATGATAGAAGAAAT GCTGGTTTAGGAGGCATATCCTTTGATGAAGGTCAATTTTCAGTTTTCGG ATATACAACTGCTGGAAGAGAAGTTCTACCACAGATAAGAACTGGGGATGTCATTCGAGCTGCAAAGCTAGTTGAAGGTCAAGACCGCCTAGTATTACCAAAGGAGAG